Proteins encoded within one genomic window of Prauserella marina:
- the rhaI gene encoding L-rhamnose isomerase: protein MSDYPAVKAALRAQHIETPSWAFGNSGTRFKVFQQEGVPRDAYEKIADAAKVHEFTGVAPSVAVHIPWDTVDDYAELARYATERGVAIGAVNPNVFQDDDYRLGSVCNPDPVVRTKALTHLLDCVDIMDATGSRDLSIWLADGLNYPGQDSIADRQGRLEEALAAVHDRLGEHQRMLLEYKFFEPAFYATDVPDWGTSYAHCVELGDKAEVLVDTGHHAPGTNIEFIVAFLLRKRRLGGFHFNSRFYADDDLMVGAADPYQLFRIMVEIVLGGGLDPNSGVAFMLDQCHNIEPKIPALIRSVMNVQEATAKALLVDATALGKAQREGDVLGANGVLVDAFSTDVRPLLAELREEQGLDPDPLAAYRRSGYAERIRNERVGGAAAGWGA, encoded by the coding sequence GTGTCTGACTACCCGGCCGTCAAGGCGGCGCTGCGCGCGCAGCACATCGAAACTCCTTCGTGGGCCTTCGGGAATTCGGGAACCCGGTTCAAGGTCTTCCAGCAGGAAGGCGTTCCACGAGATGCCTACGAGAAGATCGCGGACGCGGCGAAGGTGCACGAGTTCACCGGCGTGGCGCCGAGCGTGGCGGTGCACATCCCGTGGGACACAGTGGACGACTACGCCGAACTGGCGAGATACGCGACAGAGCGGGGTGTGGCGATCGGCGCCGTCAACCCCAACGTCTTCCAGGACGACGACTACCGCCTCGGCAGCGTGTGCAACCCCGACCCGGTTGTCAGGACGAAAGCGCTGACCCACCTGCTCGACTGCGTCGACATCATGGACGCCACCGGTTCGCGCGATCTGTCGATCTGGCTCGCCGACGGGCTCAACTATCCCGGCCAGGACTCGATCGCCGACCGGCAGGGACGGCTCGAAGAGGCGCTTGCCGCGGTGCACGACCGGTTGGGCGAACACCAGCGTATGTTGCTGGAGTACAAGTTCTTCGAGCCCGCCTTCTACGCGACCGACGTACCCGACTGGGGAACCAGCTACGCGCATTGCGTCGAACTCGGCGACAAGGCCGAGGTGCTTGTGGACACCGGTCATCACGCGCCGGGGACGAACATCGAGTTCATCGTTGCCTTCCTGTTGCGGAAGCGCAGGCTCGGCGGATTCCACTTCAACTCCCGGTTCTATGCCGACGACGACCTGATGGTGGGCGCCGCGGACCCGTATCAGCTCTTCCGGATCATGGTCGAGATCGTGCTCGGCGGCGGACTTGATCCGAACTCCGGTGTCGCGTTCATGCTCGATCAGTGCCACAACATCGAGCCGAAGATTCCCGCGCTCATCCGGTCGGTGATGAACGTGCAGGAGGCGACGGCGAAAGCGCTGCTCGTCGACGCGACCGCGCTCGGCAAGGCGCAGCGCGAAGGTGACGTGCTCGGCGCCAACGGTGTGCTTGTCGACGCGTTCTCGACCGATGTGCGGCCGTTGCTCGCCGAGCTGCGGGAAGAGCAGGGCCTCGATCCGGATCCCCTCGCGGCCTACCGGCGCAGCGGGTACGCGGAACGGATCAGGAACGAACGCGTCGGTGGAGCCGCCGCGGGCTGGGGGGCGTGA
- a CDS encoding L-rhamnose mutarotase, which yields MDRARRVCFLLKVKADMMDEYRRRHAEVWPDMLAALTETGWRNYSLFLAPDGLLVGYFETDDLEAALEGMAVAEVNARWQAEMAPFFEDLDGKPDEGIVPLSEVFHLA from the coding sequence ATGGATCGCGCGCGGCGAGTCTGCTTTCTGCTCAAGGTGAAGGCGGACATGATGGACGAGTACCGGAGAAGGCATGCCGAGGTGTGGCCGGACATGCTCGCGGCGTTGACGGAAACGGGCTGGCGAAACTACTCGCTTTTTCTCGCGCCTGACGGTTTGCTCGTCGGCTACTTCGAGACCGACGACCTCGAAGCGGCACTCGAAGGCATGGCCGTTGCCGAGGTCAACGCGAGGTGGCAAGCAGAGATGGCTCCGTTCTTCGAAGATCTCGACGGCAAACCAGACGAGGGAATCGTGCCGTTGAGCGAGGTTTTCCACCTCGCGTGA
- the rhaS gene encoding rhamnose ABC transporter substrate-binding protein, producing MIHSRSRRKRAAVAVTSAGLVAVLVAGCGGTTKDSAQQPGAGTDTGKTADPNAPIKEGLKIAFLPKEIDNPYENLVDKGGIAAVGELKGTGKEVGPSDASASSQVSYINTLIQQNQDAIVIAANDPNAVAPALKDAMAKGIAVVSYDSDAAVDARQVFVNQADSEEIGRSQIKMVSEQIGGQGKIAILSATPNATNQNTWIDFMKDELSKPEYAGIELVKTAYGDDDDQKSFQETQALLQSTPDLKAIVSPTTVGISAAARYISSSPYKGRVVLTGLGTPNQMREFVKDGTVKEFALWDPEQLGYLAGYAAAAIASGQIVGKEGEVLKAGNLGERTIGKNGEIILGPPTVFNADNIDDYNF from the coding sequence ATGATCCACTCCCGTTCGCGCAGGAAGCGCGCCGCGGTGGCGGTGACCAGTGCGGGCCTGGTGGCCGTTCTGGTCGCAGGCTGCGGCGGTACCACAAAGGACTCGGCACAGCAGCCGGGAGCCGGGACGGACACGGGCAAGACCGCCGACCCGAACGCGCCCATCAAGGAGGGACTGAAGATCGCCTTCCTGCCGAAGGAAATCGACAATCCCTACGAGAACCTTGTCGACAAGGGCGGGATCGCCGCCGTCGGCGAGTTGAAGGGAACGGGCAAGGAAGTCGGTCCCTCCGATGCCTCCGCTTCGTCCCAGGTTTCCTACATCAACACGCTCATCCAGCAGAACCAGGACGCGATCGTCATCGCGGCCAACGACCCGAACGCCGTCGCTCCCGCGTTGAAGGACGCCATGGCGAAGGGCATCGCGGTCGTGAGCTACGATTCCGACGCCGCGGTCGACGCTCGCCAGGTTTTCGTCAACCAGGCCGATTCCGAGGAGATCGGCAGGTCGCAGATCAAGATGGTTTCCGAGCAGATCGGCGGGCAGGGCAAGATCGCGATCCTGTCGGCGACGCCGAACGCGACGAACCAGAACACCTGGATCGACTTCATGAAGGACGAGCTGTCAAAGCCCGAGTACGCGGGTATCGAGCTGGTGAAGACCGCCTACGGTGACGACGACGACCAGAAGTCGTTCCAGGAAACGCAGGCGCTTCTTCAGTCCACTCCGGACCTAAAAGCCATCGTCTCGCCGACGACCGTGGGAATCTCGGCCGCAGCACGCTACATCTCCTCCTCTCCCTACAAGGGCAGGGTCGTGCTGACCGGACTCGGAACGCCGAACCAGATGCGCGAGTTCGTCAAGGACGGAACGGTCAAGGAGTTCGCGCTGTGGGACCCGGAGCAGCTTGGCTACCTCGCCGGTTACGCGGCGGCCGCCATTGCCTCCGGTCAGATCGTGGGCAAGGAAGGCGAAGTGCTGAAAGCCGGGAACCTGGGCGAGCGCACCATCGGCAAGAACGGGGAGATCATCCTCGGACCGCCGACGGTGTTCAACGCGGACAACATCGACGACTACAACTTCTGA
- a CDS encoding ABC transporter permease, which translates to MRERLLRWETILLVLCVVVFTWGSATTAGFGEADNISFLLLDYTEVALLALALLPIILTGQIDLSVASILGFCSALTGVLWDAGMSFETIVPIVVVAGAVLGSLNATLIVRFGLPALAVTIGTLGLYRGLAYVLLGDRAVTGFPDAYRPLVTDTVPGTFLPYATVLVIIVGVLAAVVVHYTPFGRSLYAIGLGEQTARFSGIRVQRVRFVLYIVSGALCAVASLVYTLRYNSARADNAAGLELVAVAAVLLGGVSIFGGRGAVVGVVSALLLMAGLRNVLFLNDITNEIQNVINGLLLIISVLVPVIANLLRGKRHPMPAEQRGQPPPEETPQDPVAATAVHGSPEEDQR; encoded by the coding sequence GTGCGTGAAAGACTGCTTCGCTGGGAAACGATCCTGCTCGTGCTCTGCGTCGTGGTGTTCACGTGGGGATCCGCGACGACGGCAGGCTTCGGCGAGGCCGACAACATCAGTTTTCTTCTGCTCGACTACACCGAGGTCGCACTGCTTGCGCTCGCGTTGTTGCCGATCATCCTCACCGGCCAGATCGACCTTTCGGTCGCGTCGATACTCGGCTTCTGTTCCGCGCTCACCGGTGTGTTGTGGGACGCGGGAATGTCGTTCGAGACGATCGTCCCGATCGTGGTGGTCGCGGGTGCGGTACTCGGCTCGCTCAACGCGACGCTGATCGTGCGGTTCGGGCTTCCGGCACTGGCCGTCACCATCGGCACGCTCGGGCTCTACAGAGGACTCGCCTACGTGTTGCTCGGCGATCGCGCGGTGACCGGATTCCCCGACGCGTACCGGCCGCTGGTGACCGACACCGTGCCGGGAACGTTCCTGCCTTACGCGACGGTGCTGGTGATCATCGTCGGGGTGCTGGCCGCCGTCGTCGTGCACTACACGCCGTTCGGCCGTTCCCTTTACGCGATCGGCCTCGGTGAGCAGACGGCGCGATTCTCCGGAATCAGGGTCCAGCGCGTCAGGTTCGTGCTCTACATCGTCTCCGGTGCGCTGTGCGCGGTGGCCTCGCTCGTCTACACGTTGCGATACAACAGCGCGAGGGCGGACAACGCGGCGGGGCTCGAACTCGTCGCCGTCGCGGCGGTATTGCTCGGCGGGGTCTCGATTTTCGGGGGAAGGGGAGCGGTCGTCGGTGTCGTCAGCGCGCTGCTACTGATGGCCGGATTGCGCAATGTGTTGTTCCTCAACGACATCACCAACGAGATCCAGAACGTGATCAACGGCCTGTTGCTGATCATCTCGGTACTTGTTCCGGTGATCGCGAACCTGCTGCGCGGCAAGCGACATCCGATGCCTGCCGAGCAGCGGGGACAGCCACCACCCGAGGAAACCCCGCAAGACCCCGTGGCGGCGACCGCCGTCCACGGCAGCCCCGAGGAGGACCAACGATGA
- a CDS encoding ABC transporter permease, with protein MNRIRALLSGRELSIVLALFAVVVVTTVVNPAFLNAQGIHDLFLNASIIALLAIGQTLLVITRNIDLSVGSVMGLTAYMSGQMFIADHETPTIVVVLAGMALGAACGAFNGALVAIAKVPALVVTLGTLYVFRGIDYGWASATGVHQINADQMSSGFLSFGSGSILGVPHLTLIALAALAIAAYALHNWRSGRELYAIGSNPQAARLAGIPAGRRVFTAFVISGALVGLAGVLHASYFGTINASVGTNRELAVVAAVVVGGVAIFGGSGTVLGAVLGALLLTTITSALPILGVPAFWQRAVDGAALLLAISLDRAVMVRMAERLRKERSLRRA; from the coding sequence ATGAACAGGATCCGCGCGCTGCTCTCCGGCAGGGAACTGAGTATCGTCCTCGCCTTGTTCGCGGTCGTCGTGGTGACGACGGTGGTGAATCCCGCTTTCCTGAACGCGCAGGGAATCCACGATCTGTTCCTCAACGCCTCGATCATCGCGTTGCTCGCGATCGGACAGACGTTGCTGGTCATCACCCGCAACATCGACCTTTCCGTCGGTTCGGTGATGGGGCTGACCGCGTACATGTCGGGCCAGATGTTCATCGCCGACCACGAGACGCCGACGATCGTCGTCGTGCTCGCGGGAATGGCGCTCGGGGCGGCGTGCGGAGCGTTCAACGGTGCGCTCGTGGCGATCGCGAAGGTGCCCGCTCTCGTCGTGACGCTGGGAACCCTGTACGTCTTCCGCGGCATCGACTACGGGTGGGCCAGCGCGACCGGCGTTCACCAGATCAACGCCGACCAGATGTCATCCGGCTTTCTCTCCTTCGGCAGCGGATCGATTCTCGGGGTCCCGCATTTGACCTTGATCGCGTTGGCCGCGCTTGCCATTGCCGCGTATGCGCTGCACAACTGGCGGTCCGGAAGGGAGTTGTACGCGATCGGCTCGAATCCGCAGGCCGCGAGGCTCGCGGGCATTCCGGCCGGAAGGCGGGTTTTCACGGCATTCGTGATCTCAGGGGCGCTCGTGGGGCTGGCCGGTGTATTGCATGCTTCGTACTTCGGGACGATCAACGCCTCCGTCGGCACCAACAGGGAACTCGCGGTCGTGGCTGCCGTCGTCGTCGGCGGGGTCGCGATTTTCGGTGGCAGCGGAACGGTTCTGGGCGCGGTGCTCGGCGCGTTGTTGCTCACCACGATCACCAGCGCGTTGCCGATCCTCGGTGTTCCGGCCTTCTGGCAGCGAGCCGTCGACGGTGCCGCCCTGTTGCTCGCCATCTCGCTCGACCGCGCCGTGATGGTGCGCATGGCGGAGCGACTACGGAAGGAAAGGAGCCTGCGGCGTGCGTGA
- a CDS encoding sugar ABC transporter ATP-binding protein: protein MGAPEHPPAPLLELKDVTKSFQAVRALRGVSLALRPGEIHALAGENGAGKSTVVRVIGGEHQPDSGELLLEGSPVRFASPREAQHRGVAVIHQEPIQFPDLSVAENVFMGRQPLRRGRRIDRRAMHRRSAEVFEQLGVPIAPSRQTRGLSIADQQIIEIAKALVADARIIVMDEPTAALSAVEAQRLFRVARGLAEQGAALLFISHRLDEMFALCDRVTVLRDGAFVTTAPMSEIDNDTLVRRMVGRSVEQLFPKRETDIGAEVLVVEGLTRAGDFADVSLTVREGEIVGLAGLVGSGRSEVARAVFGVDDRDAGTVTVNGKPLPAGKPGSAIEKGVALVPEDRREQGLVLELSIERNASLARLKQVSPGGITRSSRERALAQTWAERLSLKFGSLADPAATLSGGNQQKIVLGKWLATEPAVLIVDEPTRGIDIGAKVEVHGLLSDLAARGIGILLISSELPEVLGMADRVLVMHEGRITAELAREEATEEAVMYAATGNGASATKGSAA from the coding sequence GTGGGTGCACCGGAGCATCCCCCTGCGCCGCTGCTCGAACTCAAGGACGTCACCAAGTCGTTTCAGGCGGTGAGGGCACTGCGCGGGGTGTCGCTCGCGTTGCGTCCCGGCGAGATCCACGCACTGGCCGGGGAGAACGGCGCCGGGAAGTCGACCGTCGTCCGCGTCATCGGCGGAGAACACCAGCCCGACAGCGGCGAGCTGCTGCTCGAAGGGAGCCCGGTGCGGTTCGCCTCGCCCCGCGAGGCACAGCACCGCGGGGTCGCCGTCATCCACCAGGAGCCGATTCAGTTTCCCGATCTCTCCGTCGCCGAGAACGTCTTCATGGGAAGGCAGCCGTTGCGAAGGGGTCGACGCATCGACCGGCGCGCCATGCATCGCAGGTCGGCCGAGGTGTTCGAGCAGTTGGGCGTGCCGATCGCACCGTCGAGGCAGACGCGCGGGCTTTCGATCGCAGACCAGCAGATCATCGAGATCGCGAAGGCGCTCGTCGCCGACGCCAGGATCATCGTGATGGACGAGCCGACGGCCGCGCTTTCGGCGGTCGAGGCCCAGCGCCTCTTCCGGGTCGCGAGAGGGCTCGCCGAGCAGGGCGCGGCTCTGCTGTTCATCTCGCATCGGCTCGACGAGATGTTTGCCTTGTGCGACCGGGTCACCGTGTTGCGCGACGGAGCTTTCGTGACGACGGCACCGATGTCGGAGATCGACAACGACACCCTGGTGCGGCGGATGGTCGGCCGCTCCGTCGAGCAGCTCTTCCCGAAGCGCGAAACCGACATCGGTGCCGAGGTACTGGTGGTCGAAGGTCTGACGAGAGCCGGGGACTTCGCCGACGTCTCGCTGACCGTCCGCGAGGGTGAGATCGTCGGGCTCGCCGGACTCGTCGGATCGGGAAGATCCGAAGTGGCCAGAGCGGTGTTCGGTGTGGACGATCGCGACGCGGGAACGGTCACGGTCAACGGAAAACCCTTGCCTGCGGGAAAACCTGGATCCGCCATCGAAAAAGGTGTCGCGCTGGTGCCGGAAGATAGGAGAGAGCAGGGGCTCGTCCTCGAACTGTCCATCGAACGCAACGCCAGCCTCGCGCGGCTCAAGCAGGTCTCTCCCGGCGGGATCACCCGGAGCAGCAGGGAAAGAGCGCTCGCGCAAACCTGGGCCGAGCGCCTTTCACTCAAATTCGGCAGCCTCGCCGACCCCGCCGCGACGTTGTCGGGAGGTAACCAGCAGAAGATCGTGCTCGGCAAATGGCTGGCGACCGAGCCGGCCGTTTTGATCGTCGACGAACCGACGAGGGGCATCGACATCGGTGCCAAGGTCGAGGTGCACGGGTTGTTGTCGGATCTGGCCGCGCGTGGCATCGGAATCCTGCTCATTTCCTCCGAGCTGCCGGAGGTTCTCGGGATGGCCGATCGCGTGCTCGTGATGCACGAGGGCCGGATCACAGCCGAACTCGCGAGAGAAGAGGCGACGGAGGAGGCCGTGATGTACGCGGCGACCGGCAACGGCGCCTCCGCGACGAAGGGCAGTGCCGCATGA
- a CDS encoding LacI family DNA-binding transcriptional regulator, with translation MSPSIKDVAERAGVSVGTVSNVLNHPERVSTNTRESVLTAISALGFVRNSSAAQLRAGTSRSIGLIVLDLANPFFHDVARGVEQVADELGYAVVLCNSDDQTERENRYLQVLEEQRVRGVLITPVEVSSGRLDALRKRGTPTVLVDRHDPRINCCSVAVDDVGGGELAGAHLLSLGHQRIRYFSGPLTLRQCADRLAGLRKAVTEAGLDPERAIEVVEERAMNARTAYGAAKKRFGNRDKATAAFCANDLMALGVLRAAVSEGRQVPGELAIVGYDDIEFAADAAVPLTSIRQPTQHIGRAAAQLLVEECDNPDTHAHQQVMFKPELVVRESTTG, from the coding sequence ATGTCGCCGAGCATCAAGGACGTCGCGGAACGGGCAGGCGTCTCGGTCGGCACTGTGTCCAATGTGCTCAATCACCCGGAGCGAGTTTCTACCAATACAAGGGAAAGCGTGCTGACGGCGATATCGGCACTGGGGTTTGTCCGCAACTCGTCGGCGGCGCAATTGCGCGCTGGCACGAGCCGTTCCATCGGGCTGATCGTGCTCGACCTCGCCAACCCGTTCTTCCACGACGTAGCGCGCGGCGTCGAACAGGTCGCCGACGAACTGGGCTACGCGGTGGTGCTGTGCAACTCGGACGACCAGACCGAGCGCGAGAACCGGTACTTGCAGGTCCTTGAGGAGCAGCGGGTGCGTGGCGTGCTCATCACGCCGGTGGAGGTCAGCTCGGGGCGGCTCGACGCGCTCCGCAAGCGGGGAACGCCGACCGTGCTCGTCGACAGGCACGATCCGAGGATCAACTGCTGTTCCGTCGCGGTCGACGACGTCGGTGGCGGCGAACTCGCGGGAGCCCATCTGCTTTCCCTTGGCCACCAACGGATCCGGTACTTCAGTGGGCCGCTGACTCTGCGGCAGTGCGCCGACCGGCTCGCCGGTCTGCGCAAGGCGGTCACCGAGGCGGGACTGGATCCGGAGCGGGCCATCGAGGTCGTCGAGGAGCGCGCGATGAACGCGCGAACCGCCTACGGCGCGGCGAAGAAGCGCTTCGGTAACCGTGACAAGGCGACGGCTGCGTTCTGCGCGAACGACCTGATGGCGCTCGGGGTACTCAGGGCCGCCGTGTCCGAAGGCAGGCAGGTGCCAGGTGAGCTGGCGATCGTCGGGTACGACGACATCGAGTTCGCGGCCGACGCAGCCGTCCCGTTGACCTCGATCCGGCAGCCGACACAGCACATCGGCAGGGCGGCTGCGCAACTGCTTGTCGAGGAGTGCGACAACCCGGACACCCATGCGCACCAGCAGGTGATGTTCAAGCCGGAGCTGGTGGTCCGCGAGTCGACAACCGGCTGA